The following are encoded in a window of Cryptococcus neoformans var. neoformans B-3501A chromosome 13, whole genome shotgun sequence genomic DNA:
- a CDS encoding hypothetical protein (Similar to gi|6324321|ref|NP_014391.1| HSP40 family chaperone; Sis1p [Saccharomyces cerevisiae], FASTA scores: opt: 829, E(): 4.5e-36, (41.192% identity (66.667% similar) in 369 aa overlap (1-354:1-346)); HMMPfam hit to DnaJ, DnaJ domain, score: 138.8, E(): 1.2e-38; HMMPfam hit to DnaJ_C, DnaJ C terminal region, score: 43.8, E(): 1.6e-10), whose product MVNNTEYYKTLGLSKDASEADIRKAYRKESLKWHPDKNPGDKHAAAEEKFKKISEAYEVLSDPKKKEIYDQFGEDGLKGGGAAGGGGFGGFPGGGGGGYSSFHATDPNDIFNTFFSSMGGGGGGAENIFTSFGGGGSSRGGPRMRSSRMGGGMGGMGGMGGMPGGFGDEPSSSAPPPPGEIIKPLALTLEELYKGGTKRLKITRHLQSGGQAEKILEVAYKAGWKKGTKIKFAGAGNEDEYGQSQTVAFVVEEKPHNRFERVDDDLVVKLNITLSQALLGPDGGGAITKEVEQLDGRRIQVSLPEGQIVQPGQETRIQGEGMPVSKASSVKKSGDLVVKWNVVFPTRLTPEQKKDLRRILG is encoded by the exons ATGGTCAATAACACAGAATACTATAAG ACCCTTGGTCTTAGTAAAGATGCTTCCGAAGCCGATATCAGGAAG GCTTACCGAAAAGAATCACTGAAGTGGCACCCTGACAAGAACCCCGGAGACAAGCATGCCGCTGCTGAAGAGAAGTTCAAGAAAATCAGTGAGGCGTATGAGGTCCTTTCAGATCCT aaaaagaaggagatttaTGACCAATTTGGTGAAGACGGTCTCAAGGGAGGCGGCGCTgccggtggtggtggattTGGCGGTTTCCccggtggtggtggtggtggctaCAGCAGTTTCCACGCTACGGACCCCAATGACATCTTCAA CACTTTCTTCTCAAGCatgggtggtggaggcggcggTGCCGAAAACATCTTCACTTCCTTTGGCGGTGGAGGGTCCAGCCGTGGTGGACCGCGAATGCGTTCATCACGAATGGGAGGAGGCATGGGCGGTATGGGTGGTATGGGCGGCATGCCCGGTGGTTTTGGTGATGagccctcttcttccgctccccctcctccgGGAGAAATCATTAAGCCTCTTGCACTCACTCTTGAGGAATTGTACAAGGGCGGCACCAAGAGGCTGAAAATCACCAGGCATTTACAGAGCGGCGGACAGGCCGAGAAGATTTTGGAAGTTGCATACAAGGcgggatggaagaagggcacCAAGATCAAGTTTGCTGGTGCGGGTAACGAGGATGAATATGGACAGTCTCA AACTGTCGCCTTTGTAGTTGAAGAGAAGCCACACAACCGATTTGAACGAGTAGACGATGATCTCgtcgtcaagctcaacatCACCCTTTCCCAAGCCCTTCTTGGTCCCGATGGTGGCGGTGCCATCACTAAGGAGGTTGAGCAACTCGATGGAAGGAGGATACAAGTTTCCTTACCGGAAGGT CAAATCGTCCAACCTGGACAAGAAACGCGTATTCAAGGCGAAGGTATGCCTGTCTCAAAGGCCAGTtcagtgaagaagagcggaGATCTTGTTGTCAAGTGGAATGTTGTCTTCCCCACCCGATTGACCCCggaacagaagaaggactTGAGGAGAATCTTGGGTTAA
- a CDS encoding hypothetical protein (Match to ESTs gb|CF189412.1|CF189412, gb|CF189411.1|CF189411, gb|CF185206.1|CF185206; Similar to gi|19112474|ref|NP_595682.1| pop3, a WD repeat protein [Schizosaccharomyces pombe], FASTA scores: opt: 1364, E(): 2.1e-85, (62.258% identity (83.871% similar) in 310 aa overlap (28-337:8-314)); HMMPfam hit to WD40, WD domain, G-beta repeat, score: 203.5, E(): 4e-58) codes for MAPAPTQTHAPDSQGYNSDAAAQAQAAEMSVILCTAGYDHTIRFWEAWSGICYRQITLSPQWKQVNRLAISPNKAYVAAAGNGTVRIWDIQSLSNTPIATLEGHTGNVVALAYSALGKWIVTGSEDGTVKVWDTRTAQTQRIYLHDCPVNDVVIHPNQGELISCDQSGSVKIWDLAENTCTHELVPDEDVPIRSVSISSDGNTLVAANDGGMVYVWRIIPVPNANANLVPVTSFRAHTKYITRCLLSPDTKYLATCSADHTVKIWSTAGIDYTLEKTLTGHQRWVWDAAFSADSAYLVTASSDHAARLWDLSLGETVRQYDGHHRAAVCCALNDINLA; via the exons ATGGCCCCAGCACCCACACAGACTCACGCTCCGGATTCACAAGGCTACAATTCAGATGCCGCCGCACAAGCTCAAGCGGCAGAGATGAGCGTCATTCTTTGTACTGCTGGAT ATGATCATACCATAAGATTCTGGGAAGCGTGGAGTGGTATTTGCTATCGACAAATAACACTCTCACCACAATGG AAACAAGTGAACAGGTTAGCTATCAGTCCGAATAAGGCGTATGTAGCCGCTGCTGGAAATGGTACTGTCCG GATATGGGATATTCAGTCATTATCGAACACTCCT ATAGCAACCCTTGAAGGCCATACCGGGAATGTAGTTGCTCTAGCATACAGCGCTTTAGGGAAATGGATTGTCACGGGTAGCGAAGACGGAACAGTCAAGGTGTGGGACACACG GACGGCTCAAACTCAACGTATATACCTACATGATTGCCCTGTCAACGACGTTGTAATCCACCCGAATCAAGGAGAATTGATAAGCTGTGATCAGTCAGGATCAGTCAAGATATGGGACTTGGCGGAGAACACATGTACACACGAACTT GTACCGGATGAAGATGTACCTATCAGAAGCGTTAGTATATCATCGGACGGAAATACTCTCGTAGCTGCCAATGACGGC GGGATGGTTTACGTTTGGCGTATCATTCCAGTGCCGAATGCCAACGCTAATCTCGTCCCTGTCACCAGTTTCCGAGCCCATACAAAGTACATCACTCGTTGTCTTCTCAGCCCCGACACCAA ATACCTTGCGACATGTTCAGCAGATCATACTGTCAAGATTTGGTCAACGGCGGGAATAGACTATACTCTTGAAAAGACTTTGACAGGCCACCAAAGATGGGTCTGGGATGCGGCGTTTAGCGCGGACTCCGCGTATCTCGTGACTG CCTCGAGCGATCATGCAGCTAGGCTATGGGATTTGAGCCTTGGGGAGACTGTGAGGCAATACGATGGGCATCATCG AGCGGCAGTGTGCTGTGCCTTGAACGATATTAACCTTGCGTGA
- a CDS encoding hypothetical protein (Match to ESTs gb|CF194410.1|CF194410, gb|CF193636.1|CF193636, gb|CF192861.1|CF192861; Similar to gi|765323|gb|AAB31861.1| silk fibroin heavy chain [Bombyx mori], FASTA scores: opt: 647, E(): 2.3e-21, (39.118% identity (66.942% similar) in 363 aa overlap (5-363:149-503))) → MVDLGAPIGSHHSSNIPASEQTGFNSGVGGEHASSGATGTTAGVGSKLDNSLDHYSGSGATGATSTGHHSSGLGSGAGVGAGASTLGSSGKEAVSGQYAGSGTKDALTGQTGHTTGAGVGPYGDNLSSSTGAQHSSTTGSAARAGQSAVGGAYVGGAAQDGLTGKSKASTVGEGVGPYGENLPHGTSSTTTTGHHGARDAALASTAGGAFAGDKYAHSKDKSLGTDPTSTGVSGTTSGTGVGPSGGAGGHYGKGAAAAGGAGVGAIGGAGVAAGLAGRDGTSHSAGTTTTAGQHGSALGAGEGGISGTPIGPGAGDGLTGAGISTGVAGVGSGYGSGAGSGAGAGTGGAGAGSELGAGGAGAGKHGRAQPDEDRGAPLSDPSDIDTGGPHSLVYQESTGKYVHRRELEGDVGKAESNVKNTAERRI, encoded by the exons ATGGTCGATCTTGGCGCTCCTATCGGATCTCACCACTCCTCTAACATTCCCGCCTCAGAGCAAACGGGCTTCAACTCTGGTGTCGGCGGTGAACACGCTTCTTCTG GTGCTACGGGTACCACCGCCGGTGTCGGAAGCAAGCTTGACAACTCTCTCGACCATTATTCTGGTTCTGGAGCAACTGGTGCTACTAGTACTGGCCATCACAGCTCTGGTCTTGGTTCAGGTGCCGGTGTCGGTGCTGGCGCTAGCACTCTCGGATCTTCTGGAAAAGAAGCTGTCAGCGGACAATACGCTGGCAGTGGAACTAAGGATGCCTTGACCGGTCAGA CTGGCCACACCACTGGTGCTGGCGTTGGTCCTTATGGTGacaatctctcttcttcaacaggtGCCCAACATTCTTCTACAACCGGCTCTGCTGCTAGGGCAGGGCAAAGCGCTGTTGGTGGTGCCTACGTTGGAGGTGCTGCTCAGGATGGCTTGACTGGCAAGA GTAAAGCTTCCACTGTCGGCGAAGGTGTCGGTCCTTACGGTGAAAACCTTCCTCATGGAACTTCGAGTACTACCACAACTGGCCACCATGGGGCTCGAGATGCTGCGCTAGCTTCTACAGCTGGCGGAGCTTTCGCTGGCGATAAGTACGCTCATTCCAAGGACAAGAGCCTCGGTACCGACCCTACTTCTACTGGCGTTTCTGGTACCACCAGCGGAACCGGTGTCGGACCTTCTGGCGGAGCCGGTGGTCATTATGGCAAGGGtgccgctgctgccggGGGTGCAGGTGTAGGTGCCATCGGCGGCGCTGGCGTTGCTGCCGGTCTTGCTGGTAGGGATGGCACTTCTCACAGTGCTggtaccaccaccactgcCGGACAACATGGTTCTGCGCTTGGAGCtggtgaaggaggaatCAGCGGCACCCCCATCGGACCTGGTGCTGGTGATGGTCTTACCGGTGCTGGTATTTCCACAGGCGTTGCTGGTGTCGGATCTGGTTACGGTTCTGGTGCCGGTTCTGGTGCCGGTGCCGGTACTGGTGGTGCCGGTGCTGGCTCAGAGCTTGGGGCTGGaggtgctggtgctggAAAACACGGTCGAGCTCAGCCTGACGAAGACCGAGGTG CTCCGCTTTCTGACCCCAGTGACATCGACACTGGCGGCCCCCACTCTCTTGTTTACCAAGAATCTACCGGCAAATACGTTCACCGACGTGAACTTGAGGGTGATGTCGGTAAGGCAGAGTCCAATGTGAAGAATACCGCTGAGAGGAGGATTtaa
- a CDS encoding hypothetical protein (Match to ESTs gb|CF193636.1|CF193636, gb|CF192861.1|CF192861, gb|CF189876.1|CF189876; Similar to gi|765323|gb|AAB31861.1| silk fibroin heavy chain [Bombyx mori], FASTA scores: opt: 654, E(): 9.6e-22, (37.500% identity (65.885% similar) in 384 aa overlap (5-381:127-503))) codes for MVDLGAPIGSHHSSNIPASEQTGFNSGVGGEHASSGIPKGTPIADQFMGGHPSGATGTTAGVGSKLDNSLDHYSGSGATGATSTGHHSSGLGSGAGVGAGASTLGSSGKEAVSGQYAGSGTKDALTGQTGHTTGAGVGPYGDNLSSSTGAQHSSTTGSAARAGQSAVGGAYVGGAAQDGLTGKSKASTVGEGVGPYGENLPHGTSSTTTTGHHGARDAALASTAGGAFAGDKYAHSKDKSLGTDPTSTGVSGTTSGTGVGPSGGAGGHYGKGAAAAGGAGVGAIGGAGVAAGLAGRDGTSHSAGTTTTAGQHGSALGAGEGGISGTPIGPGAGDGLTGAGISTGVAGVGSGYGSGAGSGAGAGTGGAGAGSELGAGGAGAGKHGRAQPDEDRGAPLSDPSDIDTGGPHSLVYQESTGKYVHRRELEGDVGKAESNVKNTAERRI; via the exons ATGGTCGATCTTGGCGCTCCTATCGGATCTCACCACTCCTCTAACATTCCCGCCTCAGAGCAAACGGGCTTCAACTCTGGTGTCGGCGGTGAACACGCTTCTTCTG GCATCCCCAAAGGAACTCCCATCGCTGACCAGTTCATGGGCGGTCACCCTTCAGGTGCTACGGGTACCACCGCCGGTGTCGGAAGCAAGCTTGACAACTCTCTCGACCATTATTCTGGTTCTGGAGCAACTGGTGCTACTAGTACTGGCCATCACAGCTCTGGTCTTGGTTCAGGTGCCGGTGTCGGTGCTGGCGCTAGCACTCTCGGATCTTCTGGAAAAGAAGCTGTCAGCGGACAATACGCTGGCAGTGGAACTAAGGATGCCTTGACCGGTCAGA CTGGCCACACCACTGGTGCTGGCGTTGGTCCTTATGGTGacaatctctcttcttcaacaggtGCCCAACATTCTTCTACAACCGGCTCTGCTGCTAGGGCAGGGCAAAGCGCTGTTGGTGGTGCCTACGTTGGAGGTGCTGCTCAGGATGGCTTGACTGGCAAGA GTAAAGCTTCCACTGTCGGCGAAGGTGTCGGTCCTTACGGTGAAAACCTTCCTCATGGAACTTCGAGTACTACCACAACTGGCCACCATGGGGCTCGAGATGCTGCGCTAGCTTCTACAGCTGGCGGAGCTTTCGCTGGCGATAAGTACGCTCATTCCAAGGACAAGAGCCTCGGTACCGACCCTACTTCTACTGGCGTTTCTGGTACCACCAGCGGAACCGGTGTCGGACCTTCTGGCGGAGCCGGTGGTCATTATGGCAAGGGtgccgctgctgccggGGGTGCAGGTGTAGGTGCCATCGGCGGCGCTGGCGTTGCTGCCGGTCTTGCTGGTAGGGATGGCACTTCTCACAGTGCTggtaccaccaccactgcCGGACAACATGGTTCTGCGCTTGGAGCtggtgaaggaggaatCAGCGGCACCCCCATCGGACCTGGTGCTGGTGATGGTCTTACCGGTGCTGGTATTTCCACAGGCGTTGCTGGTGTCGGATCTGGTTACGGTTCTGGTGCCGGTTCTGGTGCCGGTGCCGGTACTGGTGGTGCCGGTGCTGGCTCAGAGCTTGGGGCTGGaggtgctggtgctggAAAACACGGTCGAGCTCAGCCTGACGAAGACCGAGGTG CTCCGCTTTCTGACCCCAGTGACATCGACACTGGCGGCCCCCACTCTCTTGTTTACCAAGAATCTACCGGCAAATACGTTCACCGACGTGAACTTGAGGGTGATGTCGGTAAGGCAGAGTCCAATGTGAAGAATACCGCTGAGAGGAGGATTtaa